The sequence TAGCTGGCAAGTAGAGCCATGGCCATATATACATGTTGGGTGAGAATAATTTATCTCATGCATATGCAGTGAGAAATTAAGACTAACCTTGAACCATTGCAGTTCGCTTTGCATTTGCAGCGCTGCACCCTGAATATGATTAAGGTTCCCAGATAGATTCGCCGCTGAATGTAGAATACTATTACAACTCAAAGCCCAAGTTCTATCACTTTCCCTCAGCATCCCATACAGAAGGTTATAAATTTTTGCTTGACGACATTCCACGGCATATTCCAACACTGCTTTGCCTTTTCCATCTTGTATCTCAAGGCCTGGATTAGCCTCAAATAGATGATCAATGAACTCAACTAGTCCTTGTTCCATAGCTCGGAAGATTGCTGTTTGCAGGAACGAATATTGCTTCGCCGTCACACACGTAATGTGTCTACtcattaaacataaaaattcTCGGGTTCGGTCATGGACCAATTTCATTTCATACATACGCTTGACACCTAGGTTAAAAATGGAAACAGCAAGCAAAGTATGAAAAGAATAAgaattaaaatgtaaaaataatatCAACAATGTAGATGTAGCATACCCAAAAGTTTAAGGAGATTCTTAGCAAGTCCTCGAAATAAACCCACATCTGCATTGCAAATTAGTACAAATATATGTTGGTAAAAATTTATACAAGGGTATGTTAATTAGATGACAATACATCTGTAACTTTTGCAAGGCGCTTAAAAAGTGCTTTCCAATCAAacaatagtacttcaagtgttAAAAGCTTCTACTCATGCATAATTTGCCTTCTCCTATTTTCTCtagaataaacaaataaaaataacaaccgcaattttattttagaatattttgttttcctcGATACCAATTAGTGGCATGTAGATTGTCATATACAAAACAGATGACCGAGCGGACTGAAAATGAAATGGATCAAAAAATGATAAAAGGATGCAACAGGAATTTACAGATTTGGTTTGAGCTTCGTTTTGGACGCATACACTTCATGAAAAGAGTGCTACGTCTTGGTTCACTGTGAAGTATGTTagattttaaagtttgtaattaaaATCAAACCTTTAGTGTTCCGTCCGATTTATGTCAATTTATTTCCCTATGACCCGTGAACTTCCCTTGGGTTGGGTTTTAAGTCTATTTAAGCCTTTTGGCTTCTGATCATTCAAGAATTACCCAAATAAACCTTTAGGTTTTCTCTCAAAATTTGATGGATTTCAGAACATTGTTTTTTCAGGGGTTACATTTGTATCCCTTGTTTGCTTGTGCTGCATGACCGTCTAAACTGGCTATCATTCGAGATATACTAAGCAAGGAGTacacataaaacaaaaaataatgctATTTTTCGCATTATCTTTCGAGAATATGAACCTCCTGCGTCCTTTACTAGTTGTTTATAACTACTATAGGTTTCTTCAATACATGAATGTTTTATATATATGACTGATGCGTCATGGCAACTGTCTATGAATGCTTTTATTtcaatgtaaaaaataaaataaaaaaccctctaATTATTGACCATTTCTTACACACTTCTAATAGATCTGAAGCGCATTTATATATGTAGTATCCACGTATTAGAATTGATCAAGAGTCCAAATTACATGCAAAGCAAATGGCATTTCCGACACCGACAGGCAACGTACCTGAGTAAATTAGACCCGCTTGATCACCAGGTCATCTTGTAAAAGATCATTGGTGGGGGTAGATGTTTCGACCGCAGTAGGTTTTACTTGTATCACTGTAGAGATAAGaacataacaacataaatggTTTCCACATGAAGTATGCTAGTATGCTCGTAActtgaggggagagagagagagagagagagagagagagagagagagagagagagagagtagttcTAACACTTATAGATCCATCGTTCCCAGAAATTGAGTCTTACGCCACATAAGAACGCAGAATGTGCACCAGCTAATGCATTTAAAGGGGTATGCCCGAAGTATGTCAATAGTAAGGGTCAAGCTTGGgtaactttgaatcaaaatccATGCAATATCTAGTGTGTGTATATGAAGATAACAGGGTGAGAGGATAATAACTATTAACATAAAAGTGtattgataaaaaaaagagTACCGATATGATGATTACATTTTTAATTACAAGTGATACTTATTATATAATTAATGACACAATtatgggctggtttggtattgctgtgctttgaaaaaaaaacttcttctgctgtgctatgagaataagctcatttttgctgcttcacgttttcagttttttttcaccgaaaactgtgaaaaaaagctgtttttaagtgtttaccaaacacctttttgagctcaacttttttttatacctatttttttttaaatcacctcagtaccaaaccagtactataTATCATGGTGTATATAACTGCAGTAAACACTTAGGTGAAATTTGAGAAGGAAAAACTTAACTTTAGAAAGAAAAACCTAACGATAAATTTATAAGGGTACTGCTAGgcagaccaaaattttaaatcaaatttacaaactaaatgatataccacctataaaaaataagcatgttaatcaaaatttaagtaataatccaatcatctacaTCCACATATTAGacttacaaaatttggtttagaaatttggtctccctagcattaacCAATTTATAGTGTTTGTATGAGACTGGAATTATTTTGAGCTTGTTGAAAAGTCAAAATGGGTGTTTTTATTAGCTAGGAGGTGAGAGATTTTAGATTAAATTACATAATGGGCTTGCCATAATAACTTAGTATCAAACTTATCATTTATTCATTAAAACTCTAGTAATGGGTGGGAAAAATAAATTAGTAGACTTGGAAACAGAAAGATCATGaaattacaaacaaaaaaattggagtATAAATATTACCATTTAAATAGATCAAGGGACTAAACTCAATTTTAAATATTGTACGGCATTAATCTAAACTTCATGTTAATTAAGGATTAAAACCtagtttttttataaatttatgtaCGTACCAAATGATTGGGCATAGAAACAACTGGAAATAAGTTCAGCGCCGTCACGGCCTTCATTGGGTCCACATGTTAGTTCTTCGGGAGGAGTGACTTTATAAAGCTTGCGAGCGATTTCATTGAAGCCCAGTGAAAAAGCATAGAGAACAGGAGTCATGTTGTCGGGAGGAATTCGCATGGCCGCTATATTCTTGTTCATTTCAATCATGTTTTCAACTATTTCGATACTTCCTTGATTTATAGCATAAATCAGAGGTGTGCAACCATGTTGATCTGTTATCGCCAAATCTTCTTCTCTCATCCATTGCAGCAGCTCTTTCACTATATCAAACCGCTTAAACAAAATTGCACTGTGAATAATCGTCCCTCCATCCTTAGAATATACTTTTCCGATTGCCTCAGGATTTTGGTCAAGAAACGCCTTTGCAGCTTTCCAATCACCGCGCCACACATCACTGAACAAAGGTCCAAGGTAGGAGTCGTCAACGCCATGTCTTGTTTTATCTAACAGAGGatggaaaataaaattaataatatttttttctcaATAGTAAGTTTCGATTTTTGATAATTATAGGAGCATTAGAGTCATATATAATTCATACCATCAGTCGGGGATTTTAATTCCACCGGAGTCCCAATTACTATCGACCGCAATGACGTCAACTTCTTCATACTACGCTGGCTCCCACCTACATCTTCACCTTTGGATGATCCATTGCCTGAAAATTGAAGGATAAGATATCCATACAATACTATATGACCCAATAAACTACTCTACATGTGTAAAAAATTATGCAACCAAACTTGCGTTTGTTCCGTGGGTGGCATCTCTtaatggggtgtgatatccacacacccctttttacttcttacgcacctttttaattttcggccgtctgattggatgaattgaagaagatcaaaggacaaaaatcaacaaaaggtgtgtgagaagtaaaaaaatgtgtttggaTAACACAACCCCTCTTAATTTGTCCACCCAGTAGTAGTCAACTTATTCTGTAAATAGAAACTATTCATTTTATCAATTTCCATGTAAAcatcaaatccaaaaaaatgaattttgtaAAAAAGAGTATACTTTTTCACGATGTTTTACTTGATGTCTTCATATGTTTCAACAGTTTCATATGTaattaatccttttttttttttaaagatccATGAGTTATAATATGAATGAACTATAGAATTAGATATATTCctcttttttcattttaaaattataatatctTCAAATATATATTCACTCATATTATAACACCGACATGTTATACCACACAATCATATTCCAATATTACACAATAATTTCTAATTCAGAACTTTaaattcataaagaaagtttttttttttcaaaaaaaaaacccagtttCATCATATAAACCAAAAATACCggaaaaaaaactcaaattacTGCTATTTGAGTGGGAGTAACCAGCTAGTATCCTGCAGGCGACCTGTATTTTGAgttgtataaataaaataaaaaattgaacaaaaacacacgcacacaaaatattttgagtttaattagtttttatttttggcttctttctttaatttaatatttagaaCAAACTACCTTTGAAAAATCTCCGGTGTATTTCGAACTTGTCTAGCAAAATATCCCATGCGGATTTGGCCGAGGTGGCGTCACTGATAAAACTTAAAATGTCATCCCCGCAAGAAAGCTGGATCGCATGCAAAGCCTGGGCATTCCTCTGCTTCCAAACCTTATGTTTATCACTAGGACCAACTTCTGGATGTTCAGTTTGGACAACGTCCCAAAGATCTTTCGCTACCAAGTAGGTTTTAATTCGCATACTCCAAGGTGTATAATTATTTTGGTTAAGAACTTCAGGTCCAATTCCACAAGCCATGCTCAATCTGTTGATTTACCCAAATGTGATTTACCGATCAAACAAGAAATTAGTAGAAACTAATCAAAACAAAGTAGtgctaaaacaaaaaacaaaaaaatctccAGAAAGCAGCAGCTTGTGAATTCCGGTAAATCAGCCTACAGTGGGCCGTGGCCAAGCTTTTGATTTACAGGCGAACAATAATacatttacaaataaaaaaaggataTTTTGGTTGCGATCCCTAAtctttaacattctttgattaaaaccttaatagtattcaaagtttgatcaagatcccttgactttgtacatctcattatattactattactatttatatttttatagtttcgacattaattgtttgatattttatgagatttataatcttataaatttaaaatccctaattataatactattcgaaacggttacaataaaaaaattcaaacattaaataaatggataaaaactatgtaaaaaaaaagaaataataaatggcaaaagaatatatccatagtgttaaaaaaattggtacattttacaaaaaaattggtacatttcacatataacaaagtggtacattaatagagaagaatgggtacattagaaataaattagggtacagataaaagattaaaaattatgaatacaaatgaatttttaaaaatgtaggcgctaaaagaaattaatacatgggtacaaagtaaaactaaaaagaaaatactacaaattaaaaaaaaaaatgttgcaaactAAAAgtggtgttgatgcacaaaaccagaggtcttggaacaacgtaaatccaaccgtgaatctgcaagtaatgtaaataacacaagataaatcgtggttcaccccaaggtttgggctacgtccacactgattatgtatttatgagggagagagaacctctgtaatgtgagaggatgagggagcttaaggcctaagaattggcctcttgGGGGTGAGAGTGAGACCTCCCCCAATTgtgagagtgaggggtccttttataaaataagggctcctcacttattacatattttccccttcctttattacataattacatttgagtccccccgagtatttatacgatatctaaatacggaagccctaagtatggtataaacagtagtcccccaagtcttcagtcaagagagtcttttggctagagacttgaaattcagtccatgtgtgggccgaagtaactagatgtcgtctagaattgatactcgatatgaggcgatgcccaatctgaaatgatgctcaaccagaagtagcacatgttgcgaggttgctctgcttgtggcttatgttgccttggttggctcggcttgtggcatttgaaggtgagggagtcccttttatagaataaaggctcgctcctcattacaaaaatgatgggttagagttggtgctcgcggcgaggcggttgctcagctggcggcgatgctttctaatgaaggtgaggaagtctcttttataaaataagggctcgctcctcagtacatcaataatgggctagagttgacactctctaatgatggtgagggagtcccttttatagaataagggctcgctcctcaatacataaataatgggttagagtcctccaagtatttttcatgaggcccagttgaggcccaatatatggtgtatagtgtagtcccccaagtcttcggtcaatagagtctgttggctggagacttcaaattgaatccatgtatgggccgaagtggcggttgttcggatgcggtatttgtataccctgcactgaagctttgtaggtgaagctttgcaagtgaagctttgaagttgaagctctgtaaatgaagcttttgaagctagagcttttgtaaatgaagtttttgaagctagagatctgtaaatgaagctttggaagctagagcttttgtaaatgaagcttttgaagctggagctctgtaaatgaagcttttgaagctagagtttttgtaaatgaagctttcgaagctagagctctgtaaatgaagtttttgaagctgattgacatgagtgatgctcatgaatgtttatgttgattgacatgagtgatgctcatggatgttgacatgagtgatgctcttgaatgttgacatgagtgatggtcatgaatgtttatgtatgattgatatgagtaatactcatgaatgtttatgtatgattgacatgagtaatgctcatgtataatttgaagtactgagcgtacttttgatcacctgattggtgataatagcggcagactgttgaataattttggagtactagacatacttttgatcacctggttggtgataatagcggcaggctacctgaataaatttggagtactgggcgtacttttgatcacctagttggtgataagggtggcaagttGACGGATAATTTTGGTGCCATAAGGCctagctcttttgggcatatgggccttggccctccacataacattccagcccattattttgggcttgacgttttttttttttttttaccctctgatgaggtttatacagatgtctccgaaaaataaatcacatcattaaaaaacaagaaaagtaaatcacatcattttggtggggtgtttattctttgcttttgctttctcttttcttttctgttttttcttttgctttcggCCTAATTGCTGCTGGGACCTTGTAGTGGGATGGCAAACAGCTTGGCATCATTAGATGTCTGAATTCCTTTATCATCGTGGTCGCTGGGCCACTTTCCAGCTGTGTGTTTAAAGGAACCTGCTTTACCTTCACTGCTTTTCCAGTCATATGTCACCAGCGGTGGAGCCATGGACGTGGAACAGGGACTGTCGCGGAGAAAAGATCGCACTTTCCATTTGGTGGAGGTATTTGGTCCTAATCTCCATCTCCTGGAACTTGCCTAGAAATTGGCTCCTCTGAATCCACAGTATTTTCGGGAAAATGGGTTTCTTTTCAGTTTCATACCTATTCTCTGAAAATAGAAGAAtagaaaaaaaacattcatccacACCGCTTATCAGAAGAACATAGACAACAATGGCATACACCGTTCTTAAAGACAACAATGGCATACACTGTTCTTTAAGATCTCactgttttcttttcagtttcatCCAACACTTCAGCTGCATCTTTAACAAACCCACATCGAGAGTACAACCCCATAAGCGACGAACCCACAAATCCATTTGAACTACACCCAGACTTCAAAGCATCCCCATGAATCCCTCGTCCAAATCCCAAATCCCCCAACTCGATActtttcaaagcaaaagtaatgGTGTCGCTATCCAACCCGATATTCCACCTCCTTAAATATACGTACCGTTATCCAGAGAGACAGATAATCGGGGACGATGAAGGTGGGCTGTCTAGGCTTGGGCCTGGATTCGGGTAACCTGGCGCCGGCTGGATCGCGATCGCTGATTTCG is a genomic window of Malus domestica chromosome 09, GDT2T_hap1 containing:
- the LOC103442882 gene encoding ankyrin repeat-containing protein ITN1-like, translated to MACGIGPEVLNQNNYTPWSMRIKTYLVAKDLWDVVQTEHPEVGPSDKHKVWKQRNAQALHAIQLSCGDDILSFISDATSAKSAWDILLDKFEIHRRFFKGNGSSKGEDVGGSQRSMKKLTSLRSIVIGTPVELKSPTDDKTRHGVDDSYLGPLFSDVWRGDWKAAKAFLDQNPEAIGKVYSKDGGTIIHSAILFKRFDIVKELLQWMREEDLAITDQHGCTPLIYAINQGSIEIVENMIEMNKNIAAMRIPPDNMTPVLYAFSLGFNEIARKLYKVTPPEELTCGPNEGRDGAELISSCFYAQSFELTYPCINFYQHIFVLICNADVGLFRGLAKNLLKLLGVKRMYEMKLVHDRTREFLCLMSRHITCVTAKQYSFLQTAIFRAMEQGLVEFIDHLFEANPGLEIQDGKGKAVLEYAVECRQAKIYNLLYGMLRESDRTWALSCNSILHSAANLSGNLNHIQGAALQMQSELQWFKEVESIVPIIVPGLINYTDRMTARALFTKNHKELVEEGAKSMKATATSCTVVGALIVTMMFAASFTVPGGSTQDKGYPTFLGKKLFMVFIMSDSISLFFSTTSVMIFLGLLTSRYSEEYFLVSLPTKMILGLFTLFFSIAAMMMAFSSALILMLDKQSWIVIPVILLATLPIASFVWMQFPLLRA